Proteins encoded in a region of the Azospirillum sp. TSH58 genome:
- the argH gene encoding argininosuccinate lyase produces MSAEQPKPNSQDRATQDGSAPAASQMWGGRFARGPAAIMEKINASIGFDKRLADQDIAGSKAHAAMLARQGIITQADADAIRDGLDRVKEEIDSGAFTFKVELEDIHMNVEARLAELIGEPAKRLHTGRSRNDQVATDFKLWVRDALDRADQGLKALQAALIDLAEKHTDTVMPGFTHLQAAQPISFGHHLLAYVEMFGRDRGRLRDARARLNECPLGSAALAGTPYPIDRFMTAEALGFDRPTANSLDAVSDRDFALEYLAAASICGMHLSRFAEEIVLWCSAQFRFIKLTDAFTTGSSIMPQKKNPDAAELVRAKAGRVIGSLNSLLVAMKGLPLAYSKDMQEDKEPVFEADDTLALCIAAMEGMVRDMQPNVPALREATDRGFLNATDLADWLVRELNIPFREAHHITGRAVKAAEDKRVGLTALTLEEMQAIEPRITGSVFPALSIEASLDSRRSFGGASPVRVREAVKAARERFL; encoded by the coding sequence ATGAGCGCCGAACAGCCCAAGCCGAACTCTCAAGACCGCGCCACCCAAGACGGCTCGGCCCCGGCCGCCAGCCAGATGTGGGGCGGCCGCTTCGCCCGCGGTCCCGCCGCCATCATGGAGAAGATCAACGCCTCCATCGGCTTCGACAAGCGGCTGGCCGACCAGGACATCGCCGGGTCGAAAGCCCACGCCGCCATGCTGGCGCGCCAGGGCATCATAACCCAGGCCGACGCCGATGCCATCCGCGATGGGCTGGACCGGGTCAAGGAAGAGATCGACTCCGGAGCCTTCACCTTCAAGGTGGAACTGGAGGACATCCACATGAACGTGGAGGCCCGGCTAGCCGAACTGATCGGCGAGCCGGCCAAGCGCCTGCACACCGGGCGCTCGCGCAACGATCAGGTGGCGACCGACTTCAAGCTGTGGGTGCGCGACGCGCTCGACCGCGCCGACCAGGGGCTGAAGGCGCTCCAGGCCGCCCTCATCGATCTGGCGGAGAAGCACACCGACACGGTGATGCCGGGCTTCACCCACCTCCAGGCCGCCCAGCCGATCAGCTTCGGCCACCATCTGCTGGCCTATGTGGAGATGTTCGGGCGCGACCGCGGCCGCCTGCGCGACGCCCGCGCCCGGCTGAACGAATGCCCGCTGGGCTCCGCCGCGCTGGCCGGCACGCCCTACCCCATCGACCGCTTCATGACGGCGGAGGCGCTGGGCTTCGACCGGCCCACCGCCAACTCGCTGGACGCCGTGTCCGACCGCGACTTCGCGCTGGAATATCTGGCCGCCGCCAGCATCTGCGGCATGCACCTCTCGCGCTTCGCGGAGGAGATCGTTCTGTGGTGCTCGGCCCAGTTCCGCTTCATCAAGCTGACGGACGCCTTCACCACCGGCTCCTCCATCATGCCGCAGAAGAAGAACCCGGACGCGGCGGAGCTGGTGCGCGCCAAGGCCGGGCGGGTCATCGGCAGCCTGAACAGCCTGCTGGTCGCCATGAAGGGCCTGCCGCTGGCCTATTCCAAGGACATGCAGGAGGACAAGGAGCCGGTCTTCGAGGCCGACGACACGCTGGCCCTGTGCATCGCCGCCATGGAAGGCATGGTCCGCGACATGCAGCCGAACGTGCCGGCGCTGCGCGAGGCGACCGACCGCGGCTTCCTCAACGCCACCGACCTCGCCGACTGGCTGGTGCGGGAGCTGAACATCCCCTTCCGCGAGGCGCACCACATCACCGGGCGCGCCGTGAAGGCGGCGGAGGACAAGCGCGTCGGGCTGACCGCCCTGACGCTGGAGGAGATGCAGGCCATCGAGCCGCGCATCACCGGGTCCGTCTTCCCGGCGCTGAGCATCGAGGCGTCGCTGGACAGCCGGCGCAGCTTCGGCGGCGCTTCCCCCGTCCGCGTGCGCGAGGCCGTCAAGGCGGCGCGGGAGCGCTTCCTGTGA
- a CDS encoding TlpA disulfide reductase family protein, translating into MTLGGAGLWMALAGPSAPPPPAVLTLDQPANQPAPGATAVGLDKFRYMEPLKAVPELPFLDGEGRRVDLSEFKDRLVLLNLWATWCAPCVKEMPALDRLQAQLGGPGFQVVALSVDRGGKDQVQPFYQRTGVKNLALYLDPSSASMQTLKLRGLPTTLLVDQEGRELGRIEGAVEWDSPEVIAFLRKHMGHGGGPNRDSRGGVVRTGG; encoded by the coding sequence GTGACGCTGGGCGGTGCCGGGCTGTGGATGGCGCTGGCCGGGCCGTCGGCCCCGCCGCCGCCCGCCGTGCTGACGCTGGACCAGCCGGCCAACCAGCCCGCGCCCGGAGCGACGGCGGTGGGGCTGGACAAGTTCCGCTACATGGAGCCGCTGAAGGCGGTGCCGGAGCTGCCCTTCCTGGACGGCGAGGGGCGCCGGGTGGACCTGTCGGAGTTCAAGGACCGGCTGGTCCTGCTGAACCTGTGGGCGACCTGGTGCGCCCCTTGCGTGAAGGAGATGCCGGCGCTCGACCGCCTGCAGGCGCAGCTGGGCGGGCCGGGCTTCCAGGTGGTGGCGCTGTCGGTGGACCGCGGCGGCAAGGATCAGGTGCAGCCCTTCTATCAGCGGACCGGGGTGAAGAACCTCGCCCTCTACCTCGACCCGTCGAGCGCCTCCATGCAGACGCTGAAGCTGCGCGGCCTGCCGACCACCCTGCTGGTGGACCAGGAGGGCCGCGAGCTTGGCCGCATCGAGGGCGCGGTGGAGTGGGATTCGCCGGAGGTCATCGCCTTCCTGCGCAAGCACATGGGCCACGGCGGCGGCCCCAACCGCGACAGCCGCGGCGGCGTGGTGCGGACGGGCGGATGA
- a CDS encoding alpha/beta hydrolase: MKILIAILAVGATLYAMVLLLAYVFQDRLIFPAIPLAQRPEEVGVGDMAVVSVRTRDGLDLLGWHKAPAALGKPTLLLFHGNGETVAWNGHIARALIDAGYGVFMAEYRGYGGNPGKPSEAGLYEDGRAAMDFLEAAGARVVLHGYSLGSGVAVQLATERRVEAVILAAPYTSIADIGGRLLPILPVRSMIRHPFDSFSKIGQIKAPLLIYHGTIDRVIPADHSERLLATASAPKKFIALEGADHVGLWNSGGDRAVLTFLEELSSLTSARAGD; this comes from the coding sequence ATGAAAATACTGATCGCGATCTTGGCCGTTGGGGCGACGCTTTACGCAATGGTCCTGCTGCTGGCTTATGTCTTCCAGGATCGTTTGATCTTTCCGGCCATTCCGCTCGCCCAGAGGCCGGAGGAGGTCGGCGTGGGCGACATGGCGGTGGTGTCCGTGCGCACCCGCGATGGGCTCGACCTGCTGGGCTGGCACAAGGCGCCGGCTGCGTTGGGGAAGCCGACGCTTCTGCTGTTCCACGGCAATGGCGAGACGGTGGCGTGGAACGGTCATATCGCCCGTGCGCTGATCGATGCGGGGTACGGCGTGTTCATGGCGGAGTACCGCGGCTACGGCGGAAATCCCGGAAAGCCGAGCGAGGCCGGTCTGTATGAGGACGGGCGGGCGGCGATGGATTTCCTGGAGGCTGCGGGCGCGCGGGTGGTCTTGCACGGCTATTCGCTGGGAAGCGGTGTTGCTGTCCAGCTTGCGACGGAACGGCGCGTCGAGGCCGTGATCCTTGCCGCCCCTTACACCAGCATCGCGGACATCGGTGGCCGGCTGCTGCCCATCCTGCCGGTGCGTTCGATGATCCGCCACCCATTCGACAGTTTTTCAAAGATTGGACAAATAAAGGCCCCATTGCTTATCTATCATGGCACCATCGATCGGGTGATTCCTGCGGACCACTCCGAACGCTTGCTTGCAACCGCAAGCGCTCCCAAAAAATTCATTGCCCTTGAAGGTGCCGATCACGTCGGTCTCTGGAATTCCGGCGGCGACCGGGCGGTTCTGACATTCTTGGAAGAATTGTCGTCCTTGACCAGCGCACGCGCAGGCGATTGA